A stretch of Caenibius tardaugens NBRC 16725 DNA encodes these proteins:
- a CDS encoding cytochrome P450, translating into MERQLADGRPIVDYDHYDPALVANADAVYRHLRAEAPVAWTPHHGGFWLVSRYDDVMVRMREPDAFSSNKTYDADGQPHGGVAIPPLHFWLVPTEAEKPEWLRFRAALAPMFFPSEIARLREMAQRFCDELVDRVIEQGHCDLVKDITQPLPSLVTMHMLGLPLDEWQRFTIPLHQGTWALPGSPQADQARQGIEWFFGYIQRAIAEQRQNPRPGMISRLIDAKATSESRLGQGDRLSDKEIFALVLQVATGGVDTTTALTSNALLWLGQNPDARQKLVDNPAMLPDACEEFMRYFSPLQSLVQTATRDFELGGQAIAAGDRLMLLYGSANRDERQFADPDTVRFDRTPNAHLGFGMGMHRCIGMALARMMFSVMVTTVLKRLPDYTVETAAAQHYPSMPTVNGWISIPAQFAPGARVTGDPIIPPSKSLIDFDAPPGGSGLSMMDIMTGG; encoded by the coding sequence ATGGAGAGGCAACTGGCGGACGGGCGCCCGATCGTGGATTACGATCACTACGATCCGGCGCTGGTGGCCAATGCCGACGCGGTCTATCGCCACTTGCGTGCGGAGGCACCCGTCGCCTGGACCCCGCATCATGGCGGGTTCTGGCTGGTCAGCCGCTATGACGATGTCATGGTGCGGATGCGGGAACCGGATGCATTCTCCAGCAACAAGACTTACGATGCCGACGGTCAACCGCATGGTGGCGTCGCGATCCCACCGCTGCATTTCTGGCTTGTGCCCACCGAAGCGGAAAAGCCCGAATGGTTGCGGTTCCGGGCTGCGCTGGCGCCGATGTTCTTTCCGTCCGAAATTGCGCGGCTGCGCGAAATGGCGCAGCGGTTCTGCGATGAACTGGTCGACCGGGTGATCGAACAGGGGCACTGCGATCTCGTCAAAGATATCACGCAGCCGCTGCCTTCGCTGGTGACCATGCACATGTTGGGCCTGCCGCTGGATGAATGGCAGCGCTTCACCATTCCCCTGCATCAGGGGACATGGGCCTTGCCCGGCAGCCCGCAGGCGGATCAGGCGCGGCAGGGGATCGAATGGTTCTTTGGCTATATCCAGCGGGCCATTGCCGAACAGCGACAGAACCCGCGCCCGGGCATGATATCCCGCCTGATTGATGCCAAGGCGACCAGTGAAAGCCGCCTTGGGCAGGGCGACAGGCTGAGTGACAAGGAAATTTTCGCCCTCGTGCTGCAAGTGGCGACAGGCGGTGTCGATACTACGACGGCCCTGACCTCCAACGCCCTGCTCTGGCTCGGTCAGAACCCCGATGCGCGCCAGAAACTGGTCGATAACCCCGCCATGCTGCCCGATGCCTGCGAAGAGTTCATGCGGTATTTTTCGCCGCTGCAAAGCCTGGTGCAGACAGCGACGCGCGATTTCGAACTGGGTGGGCAGGCAATCGCGGCGGGTGATCGGCTGATGCTGCTGTATGGATCGGCCAATCGCGATGAGCGGCAGTTTGCCGATCCGGATACCGTTCGTTTCGACCGCACGCCCAACGCCCATCTGGGGTTTGGGATGGGTATGCATCGTTGCATCGGCATGGCGCTGGCGCGCATGATGTTTTCGGTCATGGTCACGACGGTGCTGAAGCGCCTGCCGGATTACACGGTCGAGACAGCGGCGGCGCAGCATTATCCGTCGATGCCCACGGTCAACGGCTGGATATCGATCCCGGCGCAATTCGCCCCCGGCGCGCGGGTAACGGGTGATCCGATTATTCCGCCCAGCAAAAGCCTGATCGATTTTGACGCGCCACCCGGTGGCTCCGGCCTGTCGATGATGGATATCATGACCGGCGGCTGA
- a CDS encoding TetR/AcrR family transcriptional regulator — MKGRRPGVLTELQQQQKRESRARIVAAANDLYAHHSYAATSIEDITRAAGISRVTFYKHFKSKLDVAVGILDGYTTSMIDDYGSLADHADPDVQQIGAWIRHILSLWRNQRQAMITLSSLLRQDPELVARRAQTYRKTVAKLGQGIPAFALAASGTSEEAQIRAHLLLIELEDLCYELVISGWQVDEDIAINVVAGHFREFIVAMHPPQ, encoded by the coding sequence ATGAAAGGGCGGCGCCCCGGCGTCTTGACCGAGTTGCAACAGCAGCAGAAGCGCGAAAGCCGCGCGAGAATCGTCGCTGCGGCAAACGATCTCTATGCCCATCATTCCTATGCCGCGACATCGATCGAGGACATCACGCGCGCGGCGGGGATCAGCCGCGTCACCTTCTACAAGCATTTCAAAAGCAAGCTCGATGTCGCAGTGGGCATTCTCGATGGCTACACCACCTCGATGATCGATGACTACGGATCGCTGGCGGATCACGCTGATCCCGATGTGCAGCAAATCGGCGCATGGATTCGCCATATCCTCTCCCTCTGGCGCAACCAGCGGCAAGCCATGATCACCTTGTCCAGCCTGTTGCGGCAGGACCCCGAACTGGTCGCCCGCCGCGCACAAACCTATCGCAAGACCGTGGCGAAACTCGGCCAGGGCATTCCCGCGTTCGCCCTCGCCGCATCGGGCACCAGCGAAGAAGCGCAGATACGTGCGCACCTGCTGCTGATCGAACTCGAAGACCTGTGTTACGAACTGGTCATCAGCGGATGGCAGGTCGATGAAGACATCGCCATCAACGTGGTCGCCGGACACTTCCGGGAATTCATCGTGGCCATGCACCCACCGCAATAG
- a CDS encoding SDR family NAD(P)-dependent oxidoreductase, whose amino-acid sequence MEESYASQGPSLAGKVALVTGASRGIGRAIAQRFASAGALVVVTARSLDRPVEGADVADGTLRETVELVRQAGGSAIAIAADLENPDDRARLLEAAVSQAGGIDILVNNAGLTRFAASETMPAALLERTIDHYFRIPFLLSQAVIPQMKARGRGWIINLGSVAALRPMTGHNLVLGDTVYAASKAALARLTQGLAAELQADNIAVNLVAPSTAVRTPGGKDIIPDDFPTEDVEYLAATALAMAHLPASERTGQLAFSMHYANETDLVVHSLDGRDVLPRRLPPDWAHPDIAFSSRVQFQGHA is encoded by the coding sequence ATGGAAGAATCCTATGCATCGCAGGGGCCTTCTCTGGCCGGGAAAGTGGCGCTTGTCACCGGTGCCAGCCGGGGCATCGGGCGCGCAATTGCGCAGCGTTTCGCCAGTGCAGGGGCGTTGGTGGTCGTCACGGCCCGTTCGCTCGACCGGCCGGTGGAGGGCGCGGACGTAGCCGATGGCACCTTGCGCGAAACCGTCGAACTTGTCCGGCAGGCAGGCGGGTCCGCGATTGCGATTGCGGCTGATCTGGAAAATCCGGATGATCGCGCGCGTCTGCTGGAAGCCGCGGTTTCGCAGGCTGGCGGGATCGATATTCTGGTCAACAATGCGGGGCTGACGCGTTTTGCCGCCTCGGAAACCATGCCCGCAGCCCTGTTGGAGCGGACGATAGACCATTATTTCCGGATACCCTTCCTGCTGTCTCAGGCGGTGATCCCGCAGATGAAGGCGCGGGGGCGGGGCTGGATCATCAATCTGGGGTCCGTGGCGGCGCTGCGCCCGATGACAGGGCACAATCTGGTGCTGGGCGATACGGTCTACGCGGCCAGCAAGGCGGCGCTTGCGCGATTGACGCAAGGGCTGGCGGCCGAGCTTCAGGCGGATAACATCGCCGTCAATCTGGTCGCCCCGTCCACGGCCGTCCGCACGCCCGGCGGCAAGGACATCATTCCCGATGATTTTCCGACGGAAGATGTCGAATATCTGGCGGCAACCGCGCTGGCGATGGCCCATCTGCCAGCGTCGGAGCGGACCGGGCAACTCGCTTTCAGTATGCATTACGCCAACGAGACCGACCTCGTGGTGCATTCGCTGGATGGCCGGGATGTCCTGCCACGGCGCCTGCCGCCGGATTGGGCACATCCTGACATCGCTTTTTCTTCACGCGTTCAATTTCAGGGGCACGCATGA
- a CDS encoding phosphotransferase family protein, translated as MTTPQPEDSARAEQAMLDALARWLMRQWPQAADVRCVFDGAPKNGMSNDTRFVTVRWQEGGIAQVARYVLRQGTSGDPIHPLQTDAVASSVELQYRVMHALLQEGSLPLARLLPFEPDRQWLGAPFFLMAFVAGWAPPDFPGFTEQGRIVAASADQRRRFNERGLSALARLHRIDWRAADLQWLDRAVADGPRMPAQLALWDNYCAPIFARTAFPVMASALTWLKAHAPDEPDAALVWGDARPQNMLWGDDFALTAVMDWEGAAILPPETDIAYWLVNDHMVHERLGVVRLDDYPTREEQLAFYCRELGRPVRDMGYYRVFALMTIAATMYNVYRILAEMGVAAGADADPENNYFARALARELAAAQGAQGLPLSGGEQA; from the coding sequence ATGACGACACCGCAGCCTGAGGATAGCGCGCGGGCTGAGCAGGCGATGCTGGATGCCCTGGCGCGGTGGCTGATGCGGCAATGGCCGCAGGCCGCCGATGTGCGATGTGTGTTCGACGGAGCGCCGAAAAACGGTATGTCCAATGATACGCGCTTCGTCACTGTGCGCTGGCAGGAGGGCGGCATTGCGCAAGTGGCGCGCTATGTCCTGCGTCAGGGCACATCGGGCGACCCGATCCACCCTCTGCAGACTGATGCCGTCGCCAGCAGCGTCGAACTGCAGTACCGGGTGATGCACGCGCTGCTGCAGGAGGGAAGCCTGCCGCTGGCGCGCCTGCTGCCGTTTGAACCGGACAGGCAGTGGCTGGGGGCGCCGTTCTTCCTGATGGCGTTCGTGGCGGGGTGGGCGCCACCGGATTTCCCCGGCTTCACGGAACAAGGGCGGATTGTTGCAGCCAGCGCGGACCAGCGTCGGCGGTTCAACGAACGGGGCCTTTCCGCGCTGGCGCGCCTTCACCGGATCGATTGGCGGGCAGCGGACCTGCAGTGGCTGGATCGGGCGGTGGCGGATGGGCCGCGCATGCCCGCGCAACTGGCCTTGTGGGATAACTATTGCGCGCCGATTTTCGCACGCACGGCCTTTCCGGTTATGGCATCTGCCCTGACATGGCTGAAGGCCCATGCACCGGACGAACCCGATGCGGCGTTGGTCTGGGGCGATGCCCGGCCGCAGAACATGCTGTGGGGCGATGACTTCGCGCTGACGGCGGTGATGGACTGGGAAGGCGCGGCGATCCTGCCGCCGGAAACCGACATCGCCTATTGGCTGGTCAACGATCACATGGTGCACGAGCGGTTGGGTGTCGTGCGGCTGGATGATTACCCCACACGCGAAGAACAACTGGCGTTCTACTGCCGCGAATTGGGGCGTCCGGTGCGTGACATGGGCTATTACCGGGTGTTCGCCCTGATGACGATCGCCGCCACGATGTACAACGTTTACCGCATTCTTGCGGAAATGGGCGTGGCGGCTGGCGCTGATGCCGATCCCGAAAACAACTATTTCGCCCGCGCGCTCGCGCGGGAACTGGCCGCCGCGCAGGGCGCGCAAGGCCTTCCCCTGTCTGGTGGAGAGCAGGCATGA
- a CDS encoding aromatic ring-hydroxylating oxygenase subunit alpha, which translates to MTMKQIGELVSESGDRYLPEIYHDETVYEREMDAIFGRCWQFVGHVSQIRERGDYFLSRMGEERVIVTRGNDGDVHVMLNMCRHRGHVLCRTERGNAKRFVCPFHAWTYSADGDLLNAPLAQELAPDMPKGDFGLVQVPRVDVYHGLIFASFDENAPPLIDELGDLAFYLEMFLGRRDVELEMIGGIQKWEVDANWKIGPDGMGGDFYHTPAAHASVFAANPALRDSINGMMNPQSARNIAFDGGHGFNMLFLPEGLPDDYYFPIEPRFLEVPEVRAYFTGIQAEARARLGPRRTSLKITTGTIFPNLSFSPGIFTLRLVLPKGPGRIENWCWVFGYSDMPPVVKAVMHQAYLSVFGPDGCLEADDAEAWTLVTDGTRSRQGRKVPLFAGLGADNRDQDPDLPGYHHHPMSEGVSRAFLRQWRKRMLEAGA; encoded by the coding sequence ATGACCATGAAACAGATCGGTGAACTGGTTTCGGAAAGCGGGGACCGTTATCTGCCCGAAATCTATCATGATGAAACCGTCTACGAACGGGAAATGGACGCCATTTTCGGCCGATGCTGGCAATTCGTCGGGCATGTCAGCCAGATCAGGGAACGGGGGGATTACTTCCTTTCCCGCATGGGGGAAGAGCGTGTGATCGTCACGCGCGGCAACGATGGCGATGTCCATGTGATGCTCAACATGTGCCGCCATCGCGGACATGTTCTGTGCCGGACAGAGCGCGGCAATGCCAAACGTTTTGTATGCCCCTTTCACGCATGGACCTACAGCGCGGATGGCGATCTGCTGAATGCTCCGCTGGCGCAGGAACTCGCGCCCGATATGCCCAAGGGCGATTTTGGCCTGGTGCAGGTGCCGCGTGTGGACGTCTACCACGGGCTGATTTTCGCCAGCTTTGACGAGAATGCCCCGCCGTTGATCGACGAACTGGGCGATCTCGCCTTCTATCTGGAAATGTTCCTCGGCCGCCGGGACGTGGAGCTGGAAATGATCGGCGGCATCCAGAAATGGGAAGTCGATGCCAACTGGAAGATCGGACCCGATGGCATGGGCGGGGATTTCTATCATACGCCTGCCGCGCACGCTTCGGTCTTCGCCGCCAATCCCGCGCTGCGCGACAGTATCAACGGGATGATGAACCCGCAGAGCGCGCGCAATATCGCATTCGATGGCGGGCACGGTTTCAATATGCTGTTTCTGCCCGAAGGTTTGCCGGACGATTATTACTTCCCGATCGAACCGCGCTTTCTTGAAGTGCCAGAAGTGCGTGCGTATTTTACGGGAATACAGGCGGAAGCACGCGCCAGGCTGGGCCCGCGCCGCACATCGCTCAAAATCACCACGGGCACGATCTTTCCCAACCTGTCGTTTTCGCCGGGGATTTTCACTTTGCGGCTGGTCTTGCCCAAGGGGCCGGGACGGATCGAGAACTGGTGCTGGGTGTTCGGTTACAGCGATATGCCGCCGGTGGTGAAGGCGGTGATGCATCAGGCCTATCTTTCGGTGTTCGGGCCGGACGGCTGTCTGGAGGCTGACGATGCCGAAGCCTGGACGCTGGTGACGGATGGCACGCGCAGTCGGCAGGGGCGCAAGGTGCCGCTGTTTGCGGGGCTGGGCGCGGATAATCGCGATCAGGATCCGGATCTGCCGGGCTATCACCATCATCCCATGTCCGAAGGCGTTTCGCGCGCATTCCTGCGGCAGTGGCGCAAACGCATGCTGGAGGCGGGCGCATGA
- a CDS encoding aromatic-ring-hydroxylating dioxygenase subunit beta, whose amino-acid sequence MRQASLEETHRIARFLFDEAELLDNRQYRDWLALFADDCTYQVPSRIHRQQDGLADDWAVDKELGGAADLPITMHNRLTLEASIERILSGRTISENPPWFTERLITNIAADQGDEAGAFAVRSKFVIQRYKGGREQVIFGHRQDRLDQAGDGFLIRHRRVILSSDSYRWTNFVFI is encoded by the coding sequence ATGAGGCAGGCATCTCTGGAAGAAACGCACCGCATTGCCCGCTTTCTGTTCGATGAGGCGGAATTGCTCGACAACCGGCAATATCGTGACTGGTTGGCGTTGTTTGCGGACGACTGCACCTATCAGGTGCCTTCGCGTATCCATCGTCAGCAGGACGGTCTGGCAGACGATTGGGCCGTGGACAAGGAACTGGGTGGTGCGGCCGATCTGCCGATCACCATGCACAACCGCCTGACATTGGAGGCCAGTATCGAACGCATCCTGTCGGGGCGCACGATCAGCGAAAATCCGCCATGGTTCACCGAGCGGCTGATTACCAACATCGCGGCGGATCAGGGGGACGAGGCGGGGGCATTCGCAGTGCGCTCCAAATTCGTGATCCAACGTTACAAGGGTGGGCGCGAACAGGTGATTTTCGGCCACCGGCAGGACAGGCTCGATCAGGCAGGTGACGGATTTCTGATCCGCCACCGCCGTGTGATCCTGAGCAGCGACAGTTACCGCTGGACCAATTTCGTGTTCATCTGA
- a CDS encoding sterol desaturase family protein, whose product MKRSYFQSLARDLEAPIEARGFGTGWFSGFFALVLAIFGLCSVVALRWPDWAGMPELGLLRDDSSFRVVVHGTLLVAYALALLSLILRPRKAIGATALVIALAATILGGAAVQADETRDWGIFFGLDFFAVNMVATGLMFAPLERFAPHIGSQRLFRQEWREDLFYYLVSSMMVQLITFLTLAPSSYINTHGDWLTGTRQFVSNLPWLVQFVLAMLVTDLAQYWFHRLFHRVPFLWGFHAVHHSAKSMDWLAGARMHFIEIVLLRGVTSLPLLTLGFLPSVMQAYIGLVYVWSSLLHANLRGDFNRLGAWLALPRFHHWHHAIDPEGIDKNFAIHFPIYDRIFGTYYLPDSVWPSGYGVPERVPNGYWAQFRYPFVRKQGQDGA is encoded by the coding sequence GTGAAGCGTTCCTATTTTCAAAGTCTGGCGCGTGATCTCGAAGCGCCGATCGAAGCGCGGGGTTTCGGTACCGGCTGGTTTTCCGGCTTTTTCGCGCTGGTACTGGCGATTTTCGGGCTGTGCAGTGTCGTGGCGCTGCGCTGGCCGGATTGGGCGGGTATGCCGGAACTGGGCTTGTTGCGCGACGATTCGAGCTTCCGGGTGGTGGTGCACGGCACTTTGCTGGTGGCTTATGCGCTGGCGCTGCTCAGCCTGATCCTGCGCCCGCGCAAGGCGATCGGCGCCACGGCCCTGGTGATCGCGCTGGCGGCGACTATCCTGGGCGGGGCGGCGGTGCAGGCCGATGAAACCCGCGACTGGGGCATCTTCTTCGGCCTCGATTTCTTCGCGGTCAACATGGTCGCCACCGGGTTGATGTTTGCTCCGCTGGAACGGTTCGCCCCGCATATCGGCAGCCAGCGCCTGTTCCGCCAGGAATGGCGCGAAGATCTGTTCTACTATCTCGTCAGTTCGATGATGGTGCAGTTGATCACCTTCCTCACGTTGGCCCCGTCGAGCTATATCAACACGCATGGCGATTGGCTGACTGGCACACGCCAATTCGTGTCGAACCTGCCGTGGCTGGTGCAATTCGTGCTGGCCATGCTGGTCACCGATCTGGCGCAATACTGGTTCCACCGGCTGTTCCATCGGGTCCCGTTCCTGTGGGGGTTCCATGCCGTGCACCACAGCGCCAAATCGATGGACTGGCTGGCCGGCGCGCGGATGCACTTCATCGAGATCGTGCTGTTGCGGGGCGTCACCTCGCTGCCGCTGCTGACACTCGGTTTCCTGCCGTCGGTGATGCAGGCCTATATCGGGCTGGTCTATGTCTGGTCGTCGCTGCTGCATGCCAATCTGCGCGGGGATTTCAACAGACTGGGGGCGTGGCTTGCCCTGCCGCGGTTCCATCACTGGCATCACGCCATCGATCCCGAAGGCATAGACAAGAACTTCGCCATCCATTTCCCGATCTACGACCGGATTTTCGGCACTTACTATCTGCCCGACAGTGTCTGGCCGAGCGGCTATGGCGTACCGGAACGGGTTCCTAACGGTTACTGGGCGCAGTTCCGGTATCCCTTTGTGCGCAAGCAGGGTCAGGATGGGGCGTAG
- a CDS encoding TetR/AcrR family transcriptional regulator gives MGRRSDHSREELHELIVGEGHRHISEVGFARFSAREVAKQAGYSIGTIYNVFGSYDQLMLAINGRTLDLWLQFLEERLAQAQDDRLRHAIAAYFEFAMMHRHAWAALYDFRLPEGAVMPVFYQEKVTRITEVVVREIAAALPDAFKAEAPALARSLLATVHGHCFFTLTGTFRLMGGVDPLAAALDRVQDALAAYQRKEA, from the coding sequence ATGGGGCGTAGATCCGATCATTCGCGGGAGGAATTGCATGAACTGATCGTTGGCGAAGGACACCGCCATATCAGCGAGGTAGGCTTCGCGCGGTTTTCGGCGCGTGAAGTGGCCAAGCAGGCGGGCTATTCGATCGGTACGATCTACAATGTGTTCGGCTCCTACGATCAACTGATGCTGGCAATCAACGGGCGGACGCTCGATCTGTGGCTGCAATTCCTCGAAGAACGACTGGCGCAGGCACAGGACGATCGCCTGCGCCATGCCATTGCCGCCTATTTCGAATTTGCGATGATGCATCGCCATGCCTGGGCCGCGCTCTATGATTTCCGGTTGCCCGAAGGCGCGGTGATGCCAGTCTTCTATCAGGAAAAGGTCACCCGCATTACCGAGGTGGTCGTGCGTGAAATCGCGGCCGCGTTACCCGATGCCTTCAAGGCAGAAGCCCCCGCGCTGGCCCGGTCCTTGCTGGCGACAGTCCACGGGCATTGCTTCTTCACCCTGACCGGCACGTTCCGGTTGATGGGCGGCGTGGACCCGCTGGCTGCGGCGCTCGACCGAGTGCAGGATGCATTGGCCGCATATCAGCGCAAGGAAGCCTAG